One window of the Sulfurospirillum oryzae genome contains the following:
- a CDS encoding OmpA family protein yields the protein MKKTLFSLAALASLAFAAPTAYNYEVTPTIGGVLPEGNLDLKNQLTYGLRFGINLDNNIINQIELGYDRSSNIDYKGINADTNFNRYYANIVKEYKLTPEAALYALVGLGYEDVTNPQLDNKDSMFAQYGGGVKYWVTDSFALKAEVRHAVKFTHSDNNLFYSLGFTIPFDAKSAPVAAKAAPVAAPVAAAVAPKDSDGDGVYDDKDKCPNTPKGTVVDADGCPKIIRLHVKFDFDKSAVKPEFMPEIQKVADFMKQNPGYSVVLEGHTDSKGSDAYNQKLSDQRAKAVAKALGTLGIANAKITTEAYGESKPVATNDTEAGRAENRRVDAVFKK from the coding sequence ATGAAAAAAACTCTATTTTCATTAGCGGCACTAGCATCTTTGGCATTTGCAGCACCAACTGCATACAACTATGAGGTAACACCAACTATTGGTGGCGTTTTACCAGAAGGTAATCTTGATCTTAAAAATCAACTGACTTATGGTTTGAGATTTGGTATCAATCTTGATAATAATATTATTAACCAAATTGAACTTGGTTACGATAGATCTAGCAACATAGATTATAAAGGCATAAATGCCGATACAAACTTTAACCGTTATTATGCAAACATCGTTAAAGAGTACAAATTAACTCCAGAAGCAGCATTGTATGCTTTGGTTGGACTTGGTTATGAAGATGTAACTAACCCACAATTAGACAACAAAGACAGCATGTTTGCACAATACGGTGGTGGTGTAAAATACTGGGTAACAGACAGTTTTGCACTTAAAGCAGAAGTTCGCCATGCCGTTAAATTTACGCATAGTGACAACAACTTATTCTACAGCCTTGGCTTTACGATTCCTTTCGATGCAAAATCAGCTCCAGTTGCAGCAAAAGCGGCTCCAGTTGCGGCTCCAGTTGCAGCAGCAGTTGCTCCTAAAGATAGCGATGGTGATGGCGTATATGATGATAAAGATAAATGCCCAAATACTCCAAAAGGTACTGTTGTTGATGCAGATGGTTGTCCAAAAATCATTCGTTTACATGTAAAATTTGACTTTGATAAATCAGCTGTAAAACCAGAGTTTATGCCTGAAATTCAAAAAGTTGCAGATTTTATGAAACAAAACCCAGGATACAGTGTTGTACTTGAGGGTCATACAGACTCTAAAGGTAGCGATGCTTACAACCAAAAACTTTCAGATCAACGTGCAAAAGCAGTTGCAAAAGCTTTAGGAACTCTTGGTATTGCTAATGCAAAAATCACAACTGAAGCGTATGGTGAGAGCAAACCAGTTGCAACAAACGACACAGAAGCTGGCCGTGCTGAAAACAGAAGAGTTGACGCAGTATTTAAAAAATAA
- a CDS encoding helix-turn-helix domain-containing protein gives MSIHVLEYIKKNYKDQTIEANGVVIARYFAVSDHYKAEAYMEQNLLNIILEGKKMLHTQNGDVEVRAGEAFFLSRGEYVMSEVCEGGNYACLLIFFDEKVMRNWLSPILEKIPLHVKMPNSAIEPFCKIELTPFIKSTALSLLPFIEQKPAFVDTILVLKLQELLLLLLGSAEGAKLVSYFQTLLPRSVDLKVFMEEHFTQNWSISEFARHSGRSLSAFKTEFVSQLKTTPMKWILDKRVERAHFLIEKGGLGIGEAAFRAGFKSQSHFSRLFKARHALTPKNLIDKKSNLTD, from the coding sequence ATGTCCATTCACGTACTTGAATACATTAAAAAAAATTATAAAGACCAGACGATTGAAGCCAATGGTGTGGTCATAGCGCGTTATTTTGCTGTTAGTGATCATTATAAAGCTGAAGCGTATATGGAGCAAAACCTTCTCAACATTATCCTAGAGGGTAAAAAAATGCTCCACACTCAAAATGGTGATGTTGAAGTAAGAGCGGGTGAGGCGTTTTTTCTATCGCGTGGTGAATACGTAATGAGTGAAGTCTGTGAAGGTGGAAATTATGCGTGTTTGTTGATCTTTTTTGATGAAAAAGTGATGCGGAATTGGCTATCACCCATCTTAGAGAAAATACCGTTACATGTAAAGATGCCCAATTCTGCAATTGAGCCTTTTTGCAAGATAGAATTAACTCCCTTTATAAAGAGTACAGCGCTTTCGCTACTCCCTTTTATTGAGCAAAAGCCCGCTTTTGTGGACACGATTTTGGTGTTGAAACTGCAAGAACTATTGCTCTTGCTTTTGGGCTCTGCTGAGGGTGCAAAACTTGTCTCTTACTTTCAAACACTGCTTCCTCGAAGCGTTGATCTTAAAGTTTTTATGGAGGAGCATTTTACGCAAAACTGGAGTATATCAGAGTTTGCAAGACACAGCGGCAGAAGTTTGAGTGCGTTTAAAACAGAGTTCGTTTCACAGTTAAAAACCACACCTATGAAATGGATACTTGACAAGCGCGTCGAGCGTGCTCATTTTCTGATCGAAAAAGGAGGCCTTGGTATTGGTGAGGCAGCGTTTAGGGCAGGTTTTAAAAGCCAGTCTCATTTCTCTCGTCTTTTTAAAGCACGTCACGCGCTGACACCAAAAAACCTTATAGATAAAAAGTCAAACCTTACAGACTAA
- a CDS encoding peptide-binding protein encodes MKTLLLILFFFTCNVVAATLHLAISANPSRLNPILSTDTTSADVTKWLFNALVTYDKDANIISELAQSYHFVDDTTLIFELKKDVTWSDGVPFSAKDVLFTYETITSPKIFTPYASGFMHILHVKMLDEFTVEVKYKYPYFKALEVWMMEILPEHLLKNETDLMTSKFNQNPVGTGSYTLEQFNISKDISLDANPSYFIHKPNLEKIIFHYLPDKSAEFLMLKSKKLDVGTLTPLQLERQIDEDFRKHYTVYEDIAHVFSYMGFNLKSEKFKDSRVREALSLAIDRQELVDILYFGHGKVCTGPFLPGTGAFNETIKAPKPDIAKAKALLKEAGYDDAHPFVFELSTSANGTGSYSAQILQHQLKKAGVVMKLRIMEWQAFLNTVITPRNFEAVLMGWSLGLKPDAYSIWHSESMRKGGFNFIGYENAEVDKLIKEAEKVVDQEKFDALYREIFAKIVADNPYLFLVIPSSITVVNKKITPVSTSIIGVMHNTIDWIKPEL; translated from the coding sequence ATGAAAACACTTTTACTGATCCTTTTTTTCTTTACATGTAATGTGGTAGCAGCCACGCTTCATCTTGCTATCTCGGCAAATCCTAGCCGTCTCAATCCTATACTTTCGACAGATACAACGAGTGCTGATGTGACTAAATGGTTGTTTAACGCGTTGGTGACGTATGATAAAGATGCGAACATTATCTCAGAACTTGCTCAAAGTTACCATTTCGTGGATGACACAACACTTATTTTTGAGCTTAAAAAAGATGTCACGTGGAGTGATGGCGTTCCTTTTAGTGCCAAAGATGTGCTTTTTACGTATGAGACAATCACCTCTCCTAAAATCTTTACACCCTATGCGTCAGGTTTTATGCATATTTTACATGTAAAGATGTTAGACGAATTTACGGTTGAAGTGAAATACAAATATCCATATTTTAAAGCACTTGAAGTGTGGATGATGGAGATATTGCCAGAGCATCTTCTCAAAAACGAAACAGATTTGATGACCAGCAAATTTAATCAAAACCCCGTTGGAACGGGCTCTTATACGCTTGAACAATTTAATATTTCCAAAGATATATCCTTAGATGCCAATCCAAGTTATTTTATTCATAAGCCTAACTTGGAAAAGATCATTTTTCATTATTTGCCCGACAAATCCGCTGAATTTTTAATGCTTAAATCTAAAAAATTAGATGTTGGAACGCTTACGCCATTACAATTGGAACGCCAGATTGATGAGGATTTTAGAAAACATTACACTGTTTACGAAGACATTGCACATGTTTTTTCGTACATGGGATTTAATCTAAAATCTGAGAAATTCAAAGACTCACGCGTTCGTGAAGCGCTCTCTTTAGCGATTGATCGCCAAGAGTTAGTCGATATTCTCTATTTTGGGCATGGCAAAGTCTGTACAGGTCCTTTTTTGCCAGGAACGGGAGCCTTTAATGAAACGATAAAAGCCCCAAAACCTGATATTGCAAAAGCTAAAGCGTTGCTCAAAGAAGCAGGATATGATGATGCCCATCCTTTTGTATTTGAACTGAGTACCAGTGCCAATGGAACAGGAAGTTATTCCGCGCAAATTCTTCAGCATCAGCTAAAAAAAGCAGGAGTTGTGATGAAACTTCGCATTATGGAGTGGCAAGCATTTCTAAATACCGTTATAACACCGCGTAATTTTGAAGCGGTTTTGATGGGGTGGTCTTTGGGACTAAAGCCCGATGCTTATAGCATTTGGCATAGCGAATCTATGCGCAAAGGTGGGTTTAATTTCATTGGCTATGAAAATGCAGAGGTCGATAAACTTATCAAAGAGGCAGAAAAAGTAGTCGATCAAGAGAAATTTGATGCATTGTACCGAGAAATTTTTGCCAAAATTGTAGCCGACAACCCTTATCTTTTCTTAGTTATTCCTAGTAGTATTACTGTTGTAAATAAAAAGATTACTCCTGTTTCAACGTCGATAATTGGGGTTATGCACAATACCATTGATTGGATTAAACCAGAACTTTAA
- a CDS encoding DNA-3-methyladenine glycosylase I, whose translation MTQNLSRCGWLKLSDPTYVAYHDEEWGKPLHDDRALFELFCLETQSAGLSWLTILKKREGYRNAFASFVLEKVAHLGEMDVERILSEGEVIKSRPKIEAIINNAKLFQTIAQEFGSLDAYFWGYVDGKTILNNVSDYKTAATTSPISNAMTKDLKKRGFKFIGSTTLYAFMQACGMVNDHENSCRCK comes from the coding sequence ATGACACAAAATCTTTCGCGCTGTGGATGGCTCAAACTAAGCGATCCTACCTATGTGGCGTACCATGATGAAGAGTGGGGAAAACCTCTGCATGATGATCGCGCTTTGTTTGAGCTTTTCTGCCTTGAAACACAATCTGCTGGACTAAGTTGGCTCACCATTTTAAAAAAACGTGAAGGCTACCGCAATGCTTTTGCCAGTTTTGTCCTCGAAAAAGTGGCGCATTTGGGCGAAATGGATGTGGAGCGCATTTTGAGTGAAGGCGAAGTCATCAAAAGTCGTCCAAAGATTGAAGCCATCATTAACAATGCCAAACTTTTTCAAACCATTGCTCAGGAGTTCGGCTCACTCGATGCCTACTTTTGGGGCTATGTGGATGGAAAAACCATTCTAAACAATGTGAGTGATTATAAAACAGCAGCAACAACCTCGCCCATTTCGAATGCAATGACCAAAGATCTCAAAAAACGAGGCTTCAAATTTATAGGCTCAACCACCCTTTATGCGTTTATGCAGGCGTGTGGTATGGTGAATGACCATGAAAACAGTTGTAGGTGCAAATAA
- a CDS encoding YbhB/YbcL family Raf kinase inhibitor-like protein: MRHLLALLAFMVSTLVAGEFTLYSNDLAGQLTKKQEASSHGCDGSNISPELHWSNVPSGTKSFAVTVYDPDAPTGSGWWHWVVFHIPSSVNALPTDFGNVNKATTISAIQSMTDFGKAGFGGACPPKGDKAHRYVFTVHALSVDKLPLDASSMPALVGFMINANTIAKATLVSYYQR; the protein is encoded by the coding sequence ATCAGACACCTACTAGCGCTACTGGCGTTTATGGTAAGTACACTTGTTGCAGGAGAGTTTACGCTTTACAGTAACGACCTTGCTGGACAGCTCACAAAAAAGCAAGAAGCCTCATCTCACGGATGTGATGGCTCAAACATCTCTCCTGAACTTCACTGGAGCAACGTGCCCTCTGGCACTAAGAGTTTTGCGGTGACAGTCTATGACCCCGATGCTCCAACAGGTAGTGGCTGGTGGCACTGGGTTGTTTTTCATATCCCTTCATCTGTCAATGCGTTGCCTACTGATTTTGGCAATGTGAATAAAGCAACCACTATTTCAGCGATTCAAAGTATGACAGATTTTGGTAAAGCTGGATTTGGTGGGGCGTGCCCGCCTAAAGGCGATAAAGCACATCGTTATGTTTTTACAGTACATGCACTCAGTGTTGACAAACTCCCTTTAGATGCGTCTTCCATGCCAGCCCTCGTTGGCTTTATGATCAATGCCAATACCATTGCAAAAGCAACATTGGTTTCGTACTATCAACGCTAA
- a CDS encoding DUF4197 domain-containing protein → MLPKSFILLAPLMLCAANFQDAVNTAISATSAQKTATTSSSASTQSSATSGVKEALSLGAKQAVSLLGTEGGFLNNNAVKIPLPASLKPVATAAEKLGGKSYVDDFVKTMNTAASKSVPKTASIFSDTISTMSVEDANAIVSGGNTAATDYFKTKAGTKLLSAIMPIIKESIKDSQVMSSYQSLKGFAGGSNATAGLSNNAMVGQASSIAKGLGMGDAVPSGDENIEDYIGRKTLDGLFYMIAEKEKALRSNPMASGSSIIQQVFGK, encoded by the coding sequence ATGTTACCAAAGAGCTTTATACTTTTAGCTCCGCTTATGCTTTGTGCAGCGAACTTCCAAGATGCAGTCAATACTGCCATAAGTGCAACATCGGCGCAAAAAACAGCAACTACAAGTAGTTCAGCAAGCACGCAAAGTAGTGCCACTTCAGGTGTTAAAGAAGCCCTCAGTCTTGGGGCCAAACAAGCTGTTTCATTACTTGGAACAGAAGGAGGATTTCTGAACAATAATGCGGTTAAAATTCCTCTTCCTGCCTCTCTCAAACCCGTAGCTACTGCGGCAGAGAAGCTAGGTGGGAAAAGCTATGTGGATGATTTTGTAAAAACCATGAACACAGCAGCATCAAAATCAGTTCCAAAAACGGCTTCTATTTTTAGTGACACCATTTCAACCATGAGTGTTGAAGATGCAAATGCCATTGTCAGTGGCGGAAATACAGCAGCAACCGATTACTTTAAAACAAAAGCAGGAACAAAACTGCTGAGTGCCATTATGCCAATTATTAAAGAGAGTATCAAAGATAGCCAAGTCATGAGTTCATACCAAAGCCTTAAAGGGTTTGCGGGTGGAAGCAATGCAACAGCTGGACTTTCCAATAATGCAATGGTAGGACAAGCCTCATCTATTGCAAAAGGCTTGGGTATGGGTGATGCCGTTCCTAGTGGTGATGAAAATATTGAAGATTATATTGGTCGAAAAACACTCGATGGACTTTTTTATATGATCGCAGAGAAAGAAAAAGCACTTCGCAGCAATCCAATGGCTAGTGGTAGTTCTATCATCCAACAAGTATTTGGAAAATAA
- a CDS encoding mechanosensitive ion channel family protein, translated as MNLHMDLSWTVIVNFITLYGVKVLASLLIFFVGKKIASLLTAVVVKGMRKSKIDETITSFFSNVIYFGLLVVIILAALSNLGINTTSFLAVLGTAGLAIGLALQGTLSNVGAGILLVFFRPFKIGHSVQVAGENGTVEELNLFSVVLKTGDNKQIIIPNSAVIGKNIINFSAKPTSRVDLIFNIGYEDDLRLAKETLQDIVDKEPNVLREPVPFVAVSELAQTSVKLMVRFWVKNEDSATVSFSMTEKVKLAFDAKRISIPHPPISATPEA; from the coding sequence ATGAATTTACACATGGATCTAAGCTGGACAGTGATTGTCAATTTTATCACTCTTTATGGAGTGAAAGTACTTGCTTCTTTACTGATTTTTTTCGTTGGTAAAAAAATAGCATCTCTTTTAACAGCTGTTGTTGTTAAAGGGATGCGCAAGTCGAAGATTGATGAGACTATTACCAGCTTTTTTTCCAATGTGATTTATTTTGGTCTCTTGGTGGTGATAATCCTAGCAGCTCTAAGCAATCTAGGCATTAACACCACCTCTTTTCTAGCGGTTCTTGGAACGGCTGGTCTTGCTATTGGTTTAGCACTCCAAGGTACACTTTCCAATGTAGGTGCTGGTATTTTATTGGTTTTTTTCCGTCCTTTTAAAATTGGTCACTCTGTGCAAGTTGCAGGCGAAAATGGTACGGTTGAAGAGTTGAATCTTTTTAGTGTTGTTCTTAAAACAGGTGATAATAAGCAGATCATTATTCCTAATTCTGCCGTAATTGGAAAAAATATTATCAATTTTTCTGCAAAACCTACATCGCGCGTTGATTTGATTTTTAATATTGGTTATGAAGATGACCTTCGTTTAGCAAAAGAGACGTTGCAGGATATTGTTGATAAAGAGCCAAATGTTCTAAGGGAACCTGTCCCATTTGTTGCAGTAAGTGAATTAGCACAAACGAGTGTAAAGCTTATGGTGCGTTTTTGGGTTAAAAACGAAGACTCTGCTACTGTGAGTTTTTCTATGACTGAAAAAGTGAAGCTTGCTTTTGATGCAAAGAGGATAAGTATTCCTCATCCTCCTATCTCTGCTACACCTGAGGCGTAA